In a genomic window of Nyctibius grandis isolate bNycGra1 chromosome 4, bNycGra1.pri, whole genome shotgun sequence:
- the PTPN20 gene encoding tyrosine-protein phosphatase non-receptor type 20, producing MDLEHVKPIDDCRTGKAPENRDKNRYRDVLPYDKTRVPLGEKNGYINASYVRMKVGEEEHFYIITQGPLPSTIADFWQMIWESESDVIAMMTKEVELGQVKCHRYWPEPPHNSIDLGNFHLRLDNYQILQYFIIRTIEIINKQFNIKQIVRDLRDQRFGMIQTKDEYLFCYEVVLEVLQKLQAIDSC from the exons GATTTAGAACATGTGAAACCAATAGATGACTGCAGAACTGGCAAGGCACCAGAAAACCGGGATAAAAACAGATACCGAGATGTTCTGCCAT aTGATAAGACACGAGTTCCTCTGGGAGAAAAGAATGGCTACATTAACGCAAGTTACGTTAGAATGAAAGTTGGAGAAGAGGAACATTTCTATATTATAACCCAAGGGCCTCTGCCATCCACTATAGCTGATTTCTGGCAAATGATCTGGGAGAGTGAATCAGATGTGATTGCCATGATGACAAAAGAAGTGGAGCTAGGGCAAGTCAAATGTCATCGATACTGGCCTGAACCTCCCCACAACTCTATAGACCTAGGTAATTTCCATCTCAGGCTAGACAATTACCAGATTCTGCAATACTTCATAATTAGAACAATAGAAATTATCAACAAGCAG TTCAACATCAAGCAGATAGTGAGAGATTTGAGAGATCAGCGTTTTGGCATGATCCAAACTAAG GATGAGTATTTATTCTGTTATGAAGTTGTGCTCGAAGTCCTTCAGAAGCTTCAAGCAATAGATTCCTGCTGA